One Candidatus Paceibacterota bacterium genomic window carries:
- the secG gene encoding preprotein translocase subunit SecG: protein MMILQSFLPYIQIILSLALIAGILLQQSEASLGSAFGGDSFSSVQHTRRGFEKIIFRVTIVIAVLFAASAFLALIIR from the coding sequence ATGATGATTCTTCAGAGTTTTCTGCCTTATATACAAATTATTCTCTCACTTGCCCTCATTGCAGGAATTTTGCTCCAGCAATCAGAAGCGAGTCTCGGAAGCGCGTTCGGAGGCGACAGTTTCAGTTCTGTCCAGCACACGCGAAGAGGTTTTGAGAAAATTATTTTCCGCGTTACGATTGTAATTGCCGTACTCTTTGCTGCATCTGCGTTTTTAGCGCTCATCATTCGATAA